A DNA window from Kitasatospora atroaurantiaca contains the following coding sequences:
- a CDS encoding carbohydrate ABC transporter permease codes for MRHGKYPFIVGFLFLPIVLYVGLVLWPYAQTFGYSLTDWSGQSQEMNFVGLANYGKLLDDQVFLGALWHNLFLLILLPVVTILIALFFAFMLNVGGKGGTGGVQGVRGAGFYKVVFFFPQVLSIAILAVLWGAVYRTDGSGLANGILIKLGLATEHDPVQWLSDPDMVMWCVLAVLVWAGVGFYLVLFSAAMQSIPKDIYEAALLDGAKRGQTFFRITLPLLWETVQTAWVYLAIVAMDAFALVSSITPGAYFGGGPDHHSELISTYLMRGFLRNGQAGYACAMGVVIFFFTLILSVVSLWVTKREKIEY; via the coding sequence ATGCGTCACGGCAAGTACCCCTTCATCGTGGGGTTCCTCTTTCTACCGATCGTGCTGTACGTGGGCCTGGTGCTGTGGCCGTACGCGCAGACCTTCGGCTACTCCCTGACCGACTGGTCCGGGCAGAGTCAGGAGATGAACTTCGTCGGCCTGGCGAACTACGGCAAACTCCTCGATGACCAGGTCTTCCTGGGCGCGCTCTGGCACAACCTGTTCCTGCTGATCCTGCTTCCGGTCGTGACGATCCTGATCGCACTCTTCTTCGCCTTCATGCTCAACGTCGGCGGCAAGGGCGGCACCGGGGGAGTCCAGGGCGTGCGCGGGGCCGGCTTCTACAAGGTGGTCTTCTTCTTCCCGCAGGTGCTCTCCATCGCGATCCTCGCGGTGCTGTGGGGCGCGGTCTACCGTACCGACGGCAGCGGTCTGGCCAACGGCATCCTGATCAAGCTCGGTCTGGCGACCGAGCACGACCCGGTGCAGTGGCTCTCCGACCCGGACATGGTCATGTGGTGCGTGCTCGCCGTGCTGGTCTGGGCGGGCGTCGGCTTCTACCTGGTGCTGTTCTCGGCGGCCATGCAGTCCATCCCCAAGGACATCTACGAGGCGGCGCTGCTGGACGGTGCCAAGCGCGGCCAGACCTTCTTCAGGATCACCCTGCCGCTGCTCTGGGAGACCGTGCAGACCGCCTGGGTGTACCTGGCGATCGTCGCGATGGACGCCTTCGCGCTGGTCTCCAGCATCACCCCCGGCGCCTACTTCGGCGGTGGGCCCGACCACCACAGCGAGTTGATCTCCACCTATCTGATGCGCGGCTTCCTGCGGAACGGCCAGGCGGGCTACGCATGTGCGATGGGTGTGGTGATCTTCTTCTTCACGCTGATCCTGTCCGTTGTCTCGCTGTGGGTCACCAAGCGCGAGAAGATCGAGTACTGA
- a CDS encoding carbohydrate ABC transporter permease, whose translation MSTSIDNATVPAQRSAKSRPASKQQRFADGGGALNVFSHGFLALWAVLIILPLAWVVLGSFKTDAQINGSAWSWPSSFGFDAFGRAWTKGIGGFFLNTLIVLAGSVTLTMLLGSMAAYVLARYEFKGNRVIYYLFVAGAMFPVYLALVPLFFMVRNLGEITPLLGLNSYAGLILVYVAYSLPFTVFFMYSFFRTLPTAIHEAALLDGCSHSRAFFQIMVPMAKPGLISVGIFNVLGQWNQYILPVTLMQPTTAGEADHSMLAQGLVNLALQSGYKSDAPALFAGMTIAMLPVLVVYLSFQRQVQSGLTSATLK comes from the coding sequence ATGAGTACCAGCATCGACAACGCGACCGTACCCGCGCAGCGTTCGGCCAAGAGCCGCCCGGCGAGCAAGCAGCAGCGCTTCGCCGACGGCGGGGGAGCGCTGAACGTCTTCTCGCACGGCTTCCTGGCCCTGTGGGCCGTCCTGATCATCCTGCCGCTGGCCTGGGTGGTCCTCGGCTCCTTCAAGACCGACGCCCAGATCAACGGCAGCGCCTGGTCCTGGCCGTCCAGCTTCGGCTTCGACGCCTTCGGCCGGGCCTGGACCAAGGGCATCGGCGGCTTCTTCCTCAACACCCTGATCGTCCTGGCCGGTTCGGTCACCCTGACCATGCTGCTCGGGTCGATGGCGGCCTATGTGCTGGCCCGCTACGAGTTCAAGGGCAACAGGGTCATCTACTACCTGTTCGTGGCCGGCGCGATGTTCCCGGTCTACCTGGCCCTGGTGCCGCTGTTCTTCATGGTCCGCAACCTCGGCGAGATCACGCCGCTGCTGGGCCTGAACAGCTATGCGGGCCTGATTCTGGTGTACGTCGCGTACTCGCTGCCGTTCACCGTCTTCTTCATGTACTCGTTCTTCCGGACCCTGCCCACCGCCATCCATGAGGCGGCGCTGCTGGACGGCTGCTCGCACAGCCGGGCGTTCTTCCAGATCATGGTGCCGATGGCCAAGCCGGGTCTGATCAGCGTCGGCATCTTCAACGTGCTCGGCCAGTGGAACCAGTACATCCTGCCCGTCACCCTGATGCAGCCGACCACGGCGGGCGAGGCCGACCACTCGATGCTCGCCCAGGGCCTGGTCAACCTCGCGCTGCAGTCCGGCTACAAGAGCGACGCGCCCGCGCTGTTCGCCGGTATGACCATCGCGATGCTGCCGGTGCTGGTGGTGTACCTCTCCTTCCAGCGCCAGGTGCAGTCGGGCCTCACCTCGGCCACGCTCAAGTAG
- the ngcE gene encoding N-acetylglucosamine/diacetylchitobiose ABC transporter substrate-binding protein, with amino-acid sequence MGSATEYNRRDIFKRAAGIAVLAAGGGSLLAACAGGTGSSNDKGGKSGATNLSDPKNPFGVKDGDGLEVFIFDGGYGNEYAKAFEAIYSKSYPGAKVNHTADKDVTGKLQPRFNAGSPPDVIDDSGAHKIALDVLADSNQLTDLAPLLDAPYIDDPSKKIRDVLMPGTIESGTVKGKLVNLSYVYTVFGFWYSNKLFKEHGWTAPKTWVEFIALCEKIKAAGIAPLAHQGKYPYYINVVMMDMIAKQGGLDLMKRIDSLDAAAWDEPAVKTAVEAFYQVVDKDFLLPGTNGMTHTESQTAWNQYKAAFIPSGSWIENEQLATTPADFDMAFLPMPSLAGDKLPFEAIRAGAGEPFIVPSKAKNVAGGLEFLRMMLTKEASGKFAQTANSLTCLKDGVGPEVKLKPGTASTVVALKAAGANTFNFQYPNTASKFDEDLQNASGELMAKRITPAEWIKRAKDSAAKNKTA; translated from the coding sequence ATGGGCTCTGCAACCGAGTACAACCGCCGTGACATCTTCAAGCGGGCAGCCGGCATCGCCGTGCTCGCGGCCGGCGGCGGCTCCCTGCTCGCCGCCTGCGCGGGTGGCACCGGCAGCAGCAACGACAAGGGCGGGAAGTCCGGCGCCACCAACCTCAGCGACCCGAAGAACCCGTTCGGCGTCAAGGACGGCGACGGGCTCGAGGTCTTCATCTTCGACGGCGGCTACGGCAACGAGTACGCCAAGGCCTTCGAGGCCATCTACTCGAAGAGCTACCCGGGCGCCAAGGTCAACCACACGGCCGACAAGGACGTCACCGGCAAGCTCCAGCCCCGCTTCAACGCGGGCAGCCCGCCGGACGTCATCGACGACTCGGGTGCCCACAAGATCGCGCTGGACGTGCTGGCCGACTCGAACCAGCTCACCGACCTCGCCCCGCTGCTGGACGCGCCGTACATCGACGACCCGTCCAAGAAGATCCGCGACGTGCTGATGCCCGGCACCATCGAGTCCGGCACCGTCAAGGGCAAGCTCGTCAACCTGTCCTACGTCTACACCGTCTTCGGCTTCTGGTACTCCAACAAGCTCTTCAAGGAGCACGGCTGGACGGCGCCGAAGACCTGGGTCGAGTTCATCGCGCTCTGCGAGAAGATCAAGGCCGCCGGTATCGCCCCGCTGGCCCACCAGGGCAAGTACCCGTACTACATCAACGTCGTCATGATGGACATGATCGCCAAGCAGGGCGGCCTCGACCTCATGAAGCGGATCGACAGCCTGGACGCCGCCGCCTGGGACGAGCCGGCCGTGAAGACCGCGGTCGAGGCCTTCTACCAGGTCGTCGACAAGGACTTCCTGCTCCCCGGCACCAACGGCATGACCCACACCGAGTCGCAGACCGCGTGGAACCAGTACAAGGCCGCGTTCATCCCCTCCGGCTCCTGGATCGAGAACGAGCAGCTGGCCACCACGCCCGCCGACTTCGACATGGCCTTCCTGCCGATGCCCTCGCTGGCCGGCGACAAGCTGCCCTTCGAAGCGATCCGCGCCGGTGCCGGTGAGCCGTTCATCGTGCCGTCCAAGGCCAAGAACGTGGCCGGCGGCCTCGAGTTCCTCCGGATGATGCTGACCAAGGAGGCCTCGGGCAAGTTCGCCCAGACCGCCAACAGCCTCACCTGCCTCAAGGACGGTGTCGGTCCCGAGGTCAAGCTGAAGCCGGGCACCGCCTCCACCGTGGTGGCCCTGAAGGCCGCCGGCGCCAACACCTTCAACTTCCAGTACCCGAACACCGCGAGCAAGTTCGACGAGGACCTGCAGAACGCCTCGGGCGAGCTGATGGCCAAGCGCATCACTCCGGCGGAGTGGATCAAGCGCGCCAAGGACTCGGCCGCCAAGAACAAGACCGCCTGA
- a CDS encoding maleylpyruvate isomerase family mycothiol-dependent enzyme, with translation MRTDPWSLIHAERRALLADVQELTPEQWATPSLCVGRTVRDTLAHMAATARMTQAGFFLKLAKAGFRFEVMTAREIAELTRGTSQDTLDRFAEQLSSTSHPPGPDDSWLGETVVHGEDIRRPLGIVHDYPAEALTRCADFYRSSNLLIGGKRRVAGLTLRATDADWSAGSGPEVSGPMLSLLLAVTGRPAGLTDLTGEGLSVLTARM, from the coding sequence ATGAGAACCGACCCGTGGTCGCTGATCCACGCCGAGCGCCGCGCCCTGCTGGCGGACGTGCAGGAGCTGACCCCGGAGCAGTGGGCGACGCCTTCGCTCTGTGTTGGCCGTACGGTCCGAGACACCCTCGCGCACATGGCGGCGACCGCCCGGATGACGCAGGCGGGCTTCTTCCTGAAGCTGGCCAAGGCCGGCTTCCGCTTCGAGGTGATGACCGCCCGGGAGATCGCCGAGCTCACCCGGGGGACGTCCCAGGACACCCTGGACCGCTTCGCCGAGCAGCTGAGCTCGACCAGCCACCCGCCGGGCCCGGACGACAGCTGGCTGGGCGAGACGGTGGTGCACGGCGAGGACATCCGGCGGCCGCTGGGGATCGTCCACGACTACCCCGCCGAGGCGCTGACCCGCTGCGCCGACTTCTACCGCAGTTCGAACCTCCTGATCGGCGGCAAGCGCAGGGTCGCGGGGCTGACCCTGCGGGCGACCGACGCGGACTGGTCGGCGGGCAGCGGTCCCGAGGTGTCCGGCCCGATGCTGTCGCTGCTGCTCGCGGTCACCGGTCGCCCGGCGGGCCTGACGGATCTCACCGGAGAGGGACTGTCCGTCCTCACGGCCCGGATGTAG
- a CDS encoding glycoside hydrolase family 18 protein codes for MPRRTSALIAATTLAALVSAPTAQAHDTHRLKGQRVGYFTQWGIYGGFSAKKVQTSGQAGKLTVLNYAFGNVSADGTCFEANAAGVGDAWADYQRPVGAEESVDGVADAAEQPMKGNFNQLRKLKAANPQLKAVISLGGWTWSKYFSDAAATDASRKKFVSSCLDLYLRGNLPQLGSAEGGTGAGAGVFDGIDIDWEYPGGGGDAGNVVRPEDGHNYTLLMQEFRRQLDELGGKARTHYLLTAAVPANEAKADRLEIEKVARSVDWLNLMTYDLHGSWESLGPTDHNANLYSDRADPATDNRGYSADRVVRHYLDRGLPSEKAVLGVPFYGYGWTGVPAGDKFGLYQPATGLARGGSLPYNQIKDLPGTVHYDWFHGATWKYDGTDFWSYDTPELLTRKAQYSRWNGLGGVMIWSLDNDDAQGSLVSALDRGLTY; via the coding sequence ATGCCCAGACGCACCTCAGCACTCATCGCGGCCACGACACTTGCCGCGCTCGTCTCCGCCCCCACCGCCCAGGCGCACGACACCCACCGCCTGAAGGGCCAGCGGGTGGGCTACTTCACCCAGTGGGGCATCTACGGCGGCTTCTCCGCCAAGAAGGTGCAGACCTCCGGCCAGGCCGGCAAGCTCACCGTCCTGAACTACGCCTTCGGCAACGTCTCCGCCGACGGCACCTGCTTCGAGGCCAACGCGGCCGGTGTCGGCGACGCCTGGGCCGACTACCAGCGGCCGGTCGGCGCAGAGGAGTCGGTGGACGGCGTCGCCGACGCCGCCGAGCAGCCGATGAAGGGCAACTTCAACCAGCTGCGCAAGCTCAAGGCAGCCAATCCGCAGCTCAAGGCGGTGATCTCACTGGGCGGTTGGACCTGGTCCAAGTACTTCTCGGATGCGGCCGCGACCGACGCCTCACGCAAGAAGTTCGTCTCCTCCTGCCTCGACCTGTACCTCAGGGGCAACCTCCCGCAGCTCGGCTCGGCCGAGGGCGGTACGGGCGCCGGAGCCGGGGTGTTCGACGGCATCGACATCGACTGGGAGTACCCGGGCGGCGGCGGTGACGCCGGCAACGTCGTCCGCCCCGAGGACGGGCACAACTACACCCTGCTGATGCAGGAGTTCCGCCGGCAGCTCGACGAGCTCGGCGGCAAGGCGCGGACGCACTACCTGCTCACCGCCGCCGTCCCGGCGAACGAGGCCAAGGCGGACCGGCTGGAGATCGAGAAGGTCGCCAGGTCGGTGGACTGGCTGAACCTGATGACCTACGACCTGCACGGCTCCTGGGAGTCCCTCGGCCCGACCGACCACAACGCCAACCTCTACTCGGACCGCGCCGACCCGGCCACCGACAACCGCGGCTACAGTGCGGACCGGGTCGTCCGGCACTACCTGGACCGCGGCCTGCCGTCCGAGAAGGCCGTCCTCGGCGTCCCGTTCTACGGCTACGGCTGGACGGGCGTGCCGGCCGGCGACAAGTTCGGCCTGTACCAGCCGGCCACCGGTCTCGCCAGGGGAGGCAGCCTGCCGTACAACCAGATCAAGGACCTGCCGGGTACCGTCCACTACGACTGGTTCCACGGTGCGACCTGGAAGTACGACGGCACCGACTTCTGGTCCTACGACACCCCGGAGCTGCTCACCCGCAAGGCGCAGTACTCCCGCTGGAACGGCCTCGGCGGTGTGATGATCTGGTCCCTGGACAACGACGACGCCCAGGGTTCGCTGGTCTCCGCGCTGGACAGGGGTCTGACGTACTAG